The genomic DNA CAGTTGGTGCCCGGCGGATTCCCGGATCGTACGAATGAAGTCAGGAGTAGCCATGGTCCGACCCTAGCGGGACGATCTATGGCTGCTCCACGAACTGCCGTGCGTGCGGCGGGCGTACAACAGGCGTACGGCTACGCGTCGCCCGCGCGCCGTCGGCGCACACCCGCGCCGATCGCCCAGCCGAGGCCGCCCGCGGCGACGAGGACCAGGGCCATCTCGGGCAGGATGCCGAGCTTCGTGGCCGGAGTCTCGGAGGAGCGCAGCGGCACCTTCTGGACCAGGGAGTCGGCGACGAACATGCCGGTCTTCTGCGTGATCTTCCCGTCCGGCATGATGATCGCGCTGACGCCGCTGGTCACCGGGACGGTGACGGTCCGGCTGTGCTCGACCGCGCGGACCCGGGACATGGCGAGCTGCTGGTAGGTCATCTCGCTGCGGTCGAAGGTCGCGTTGTTGCTGGGCACGGAGATCAGTTGGGCGCCGTCGGTGACCTCGGAGCGCACGGCCCAGTCGAAGGCCGCCTCGTAGCAGGTGACCAGACCGATCTTGGCGCCGTTCATCGTGAACACGCCCGGCTTGGTGCCCCGGCTGAAGTCCTGGCGGACCATGCTGGTCCAGTTCTTGTTGATCGCCCCGAGGAGCGAGCGCATCGGGAGGTACTCGCCGAACGGCTGGATCTGCCGCTTGTCGTAGGTGTCGGTCGGGCCCTTCACCGGGTCCCAGAGGATCTGCTCGTTGTAGAGCTTGCCGCCCCGCTCGACGACACCGCCGACCGAGATGGGCGCGCCGATCGCCTTGGCCGCCTCGTCGATGTCGGTGTACGCCTGGGCGTCGGCGAAGGGGTCGACGTCGGAGGAGTTCTCCGGCCACAGGACCACGTCGGGCTTGGCGACCTTGCCTGCCTTGATCTCGGCGGCGAGCCGCAGTGTCTCCTTGACGTGGTAGTCGAGCACGGCCCGTCGTTGGGCGTTGAACTCCAGTCCCGCGCGCGGGACGTTGCCCTGGATGACCGCGACCGTCGTGGTGCCGTCCTCGGCCTTGTCGCTGACCAGGGACCGCGCGGCCACCGCGCCCACCACCGGTACGGCCACGCTCAGCAGGGCCACGGCCGCGGCGGACCGCTGGACGACCCGGGTGCGCCGTCCCTCCAGGACGAGCCGGACGATCTCGTACAGGCCGAAGCCGCACAGCACGACCGCGAAGCCGAGGACCGGGGTGCCGCCGACCGCGGCGAGCGGCAGGAAGACGCCGTCCGCCTGGCCGAAGGCGATCTTGCCCCAGGGGAAGCCGTGGAAGGGGGCACGCGCGCGTACCGCCTCACCGGCGATCCACAGTGCCGCCGCCCACAGCGGCCAGGCGGGCAGTTTCGACACCGCGGTGATGCCCGCGCCGACCAGGGCGACGAAAATCGCCTCGACCGCGACCAGGGCGATCCAGGGCCCGGGGCCGACCTCCACGCCGGTCCACACCAGCAGCGGCAGCAGGAATCCGAGGCCGAAGAGGTAGCCGAGTCCGAGGCCCGCCTTCCAACTGCGGCCGCGCAGCACCCACCCGAAGCAGGCGAAGGCGGGCAGCGCCAGCCACCACAGGGTGCGTGGCGGGAAACTGACGTAGAGCAGCACTCCGGAGAGCGCGGCTACGGCGGCCGGAACCAGACGGACGAGGCGCGATACGGGCGCGGCCTGTGGCTCCAACTGGTCCGACTCGTCCACGGAAGTTGCGGTGACGGTCACTCCGGGAGTGTACGGCGGTCGACCTTGGGGCCGACAGCGCGGTCCGGACTGCGGCACAGGGCACTGAGCAGGCCCGTAGCCGCATCGTTCCTGCACAACTCGTGCACAAATCGGTCATCAGCCGTTACGGTGTGCCGGAGCCCCTGTCGTTCGGTCGGTCCAGGCCAGGACGGTGGGGGCCGGTAACGGGTCGGGGGCGGCCCGGTTCAGGGGGCGGCGGGGTGGGTTCCACGGGGATGGCGTCGGCGACCGGTCCGGACGCCGACAGTGAAAGACGAAACGTTTCGGACGCGGCGGGCATCGCCGTGCTCGGATCGTGTGCCGCGTGGTCGCTGATCACCGCGGCCATGCACGACGGCCGGCCCGAGGGGGTGCTGCTCGCGGTCCTCGCGGTCGCCGCCGGTTACGCGTCGGGGCGGATCTCCGGGGCGCTCGTACCGGTCGCCGCACCCTGTGTGGGGGCGCTGGCCGGGCTCGGCCTGGCGCTGGCCGAACCGCATCTCGCCCCGGGCCCCCAGTTCACCGTCCCGCTCGGCCACGCCGGCGCCACCGCGGCCCTGCTGACCCTGGCCGTGGGTTCCGCGTGCTGCTCCGCACGGGCCGCCTCGGCACCGGCGCCACGGCTCGCGCTGTGGCTGCTGGCGGCCGGGATCACGGTCACCGCGGCCGTCCTGGGCTCGGTCACCGGATTCGTCCTGGGGACGGCGGTGCTGCTGTGCTCGCTCGGCGCCGGCCGGATGCGACACCGCGGCCCGGGCATCGCGGGCCTGGGCCTGGCCACGGCACTGGTGACCGGCGCCACCTGGGCCGTCGCCGGAAACGTGCTCCCGGACGGGCTGACCGCGTCCCTGGAGGGCCAGTTGACTCCGCACCGGATCCAGTTGTGGCAGGACGCCCTGCACATGGCGCATCACGACTCCGCGCTGGGAGTGGGTCCCGGGCGCTTCGGAGAACTGAGCAGCGCGGCGGCCGAGGCGCTGCTGCCGGACGGCAAACCGCACTCCGCGCCGCTCCAAATGGCGGCCGAGCAGGGCATCGTCGGCGTGCTCCTGCTGGCGGCGGCCTTCGGCTGGGTCCTTCACGCGCTGTGGCGCACCTCACGCTCCACCCCGATCGCGCTCAGCGCGGCCGCCGCGCTGACGGGGGTCGCGCTGATCGCCTCGGTCGGCGACGCGCTGAGTTTCACCTCGGTGTCGGTCGGCGCCGGTTTCCTGGCCGGGCTGGCGACGGCCCACCCGATCGCCGAGGACACCTCACGCGCCGCGCCGGACGCACACGCGCGTGGCGACAGCCTGGCCCCCTGAAGGAGTCAGTGCACCGCGCCGGGCGCGGGCGGCGCCAGCCGGTCCGTGATGATCCGTACGGCCGCTTCCGCGTTGTCCACGGTGATCGTGAACGTGTGCCCGTCCCACAGCCGCAGCACGATGCCCTCGCCCCGCCGTACGACGACGGCGGTGCCCTTCTCGGGCCGCCAGCGGTAGCCCCAGCCGCCCCACTGGCGCGGGGTGACGTGCGGGTCGAACTCGGCGCCCGCGACGCTTGCGAGAGGGATGCGGCGGCGCGGCACACCGATGTGGCCGCAGCGCACTTCGAGGGTCTCCGTGTCGACCTTCAGGGCGACGTGCACGAAGGCGAGCGTGCCGAACAGCATCAGGAGTCCGGCCGCGATGCACCCGACGACGGACATGGCGAGCGGGGCGATGCCGGACGTCCAGGCGGAGTCCACGGCCAGCTCGATGCCGAGTGCCATACAGGCGGCACCGGCGAGCGCCAGCAGCCACTGGAACCGGTTGGTGGCGCGTCCGGTCCAGATCTCGGTCTGCGGGAAGGTTTCGTCGCGGGGGTGGTCCCTCATGCCTACGAGACTACTCAGGTTTCGCTGCGCGGGTACGGCGTTGCGGAGGGTGACCGTTATGTGCGGCGGCACCGCGAACGCACAGCGTCCGGTTCGTCGCCGGTGGTCAGTGGGCGGGGGTGACGGCCCGCAGGAGCCGGCCCTCGGCGTAGATGGACGCGGCGGCGGGCAGCTCTCCCTCGCGGCCGTTCAGGAGCACCGTCAGGGTGCCTTCGGCCGCCGCCTCGGGTGCGGGCTGTTCACCGATCCGGCGCAGCGCCTGAGCGGCCACCGCGTCGGCGGAGCCGTGCAGGACGAGCGGCGGGCGGTCGGGGCGCTGCACGGCGGCGCGGATGCGTTCGGCGACCAACTCGTAATGGGTGCAGCCCAGGACGACGGTCGTTACATCGTCGGGGGTCAGCTCGGCGGCCGCGGCGACGGCGGCGTCGATGGCCGCCTCGTCCCCGTGTTCCACGGCTTCGGCCAGTCCCCAGCACGGGACCTCGGTGACTGGCACACCGTCGGCGAAGTCCTTGATGAGGCCGCGCTGGTAGGGGCTCCCAGTGGTGGCGGGCGTCGCCCAGATCGCGAAGGGCGTGCCACCGGCCGCGGCCGGCTTGATCGCCGGGACGGTGCCGATGACCGGGATACCCGGCTCCAGGCGGTCGCGCAGGGCCGTCAGGGCGCGCACGGTCGCGGTGTTGCAGCCGATGATCAGGACGTCGGGCCGGTGCGCGGCGGCGGCCTCGGCGACGTCCAGCGCGCGCCTGGTGACGTCTTCGGGGGTCCGTGGTCCCCAGGGCATGCCCTCGGGGTCCAGGGAGAGCACGAGATCCGCGTCGGGGCGCACCCGCCGTACCGCCGCGGTGGCCGCCAACAGACCGATTCCGGAGTCCATGAGCGCGATCTTCACCCGGCCACGATAGACGATGGCCTCGGCGGAGCCGCTCCCGTGGGGCAGACTGCGCCCGTGAGCGCCTTCGTGTGGATCGCCGCCGGATCACTCGCCGCCTGGCTGTGGCTGCTGTTCTGTCAGGGCTTCTTCTGGCGCACGGACATCAGGCTGCCGGCCCGCACCGACCCGGACGACTGGCCGTCGGTCGCTGTGGTCGTCCCCGCCCGCGACGAGGCCGCCGTACTGCACGAGAGCCTGCCCTCGCTCCTCGCCCAGGACTATCCCGGGCGGGCGGAGGTCTTCCTTGTCGACGACGGCAGTTCGGACGGCACCGGGGAACTGGCCCGCGCTCTGGCGTCCCGGTACGGCGGGCTGCCGCTGACCGTGGACTCCCCCGGCGAACCGCCCGCGGGCTGGACGGGCAAGTTGTGGGCCGTAAGGCACGGTGTCGGTCTGGCACGCGCGCGTGACCCCGAGTACCTGCTGCTGACGGACGCGGACATCGCCCATGCCCCGGACAGCCTGCGGGAGTTGGTGGCGGCGGCGCGCAGCGGCGGGTTCGACGCCGTGTCGCTGATGGCGCGGCTGCGCGTGGAGAGCCTGTGGGAGCGGCTCGTGGTGCCGGCGTTCGTCTACTTCTTCGCCCAGTTGTATCCGTTCCGCCGGATCGGCCGAAGAGGGGCCCGTACCGCTGCTGCGGCGGGCGGCTGTGTGCTGCTGCGCGCCGACACCGCCGAACGGGCGCGCATCCCGGACGCCATCCGGCACGCGGTGATCGACGACGTGGCGCTCGCGCGTGCCGTCAAGGGCGGCGGCGGTCACATCTGGCTGGGGCTCGCCGAGCGGGTGGACAGCGTGCGCCCGTATCCGCGCCTGTACGACCTGTGGCGGATGGTCTCGCGCAGCGCGTACGCGCAGTTGCGGCACAACCCGCTGCTCCTCCTGGGCACCGTCCTCGGGCTGGCGCTGGTGTACCTCGTACCGACCGTGGCCCTGATCACCGGCCTGGCCCTCGGAAGCACGGCGGTCGCGGTCCTCGGCGGTCTCGCGTGGCTGGTGATGACGGGGACGTACCTCCCGATGCTGCGCTACTACGGGCAGCCGCTGTGGCTCGCTCCCCTGTTGCCGTTCACCGCGTTCCTGTACCTCCTGATGACCGTCGATTCCGCGGTGCAGCACTACAGGGGACGTGGTGCGGCCTGGAAGGGCCGTACCTACGCGCGTCCCGACGCCGTCGTCGGCGACGACGGCTGAGCGGTCACTTGCGGCCCGGGGTCCAGTTCATGCCCCACCCGTAGACGCGGTCGACGGTCCGCTGCGGGCTCACCCCGCGGTCGGGGACGAGGTACTGGACCTCGCGCTGGACGACGAGATCGCCTCCGGTGTTGGTGATCAGGGCGAGCGCGCACACCGTGGAGGGCACCGTGCACTCGTCGAGCGAGAAGTCGATCGCGGCGCCGTACTGCGGCTGGAGGGTGACCGTGGCGTGCAGGTCCGCGAAGGAACGCGCGCCTTCGTAGATGGTCACGAAGACGAGGATGCGCCGGAAGTCCTTGATGTGGTCCAGGTTGATGGTGAGGTTCTCGCCGCTCGCCGACGCGCCGCTGCGGTCGTCGCCGTCGAGATGGATGTACGGGGGCCGCTGCAGGGAGCCGAACGCGTTGCCGAGGGCCTGGACGACGCCCTTGCGGCCGTCGGCGAGTTCGTACAGGGCGCACAGGTCGAGGTCGAGGTCCGCGTGCATCGCTACCGCCCGGCCGCGCTTGCTGCCCCAGCCCGAGAACTGCTTGCGCACCTCCCAGTTGAGGTTCACGCGCATGGCGCCCGAGGTGCCGCCCTGCTTGGTCAGGGAAACCGAGGGGGCCGCCTTGGTGAGCGTCACCTTGGTCAGCCGTACGGGGGTCGCCGGAGGGGGCGAAGGCGGGCCCGGGGGAGGTGCCACGGGCATGGGCGGGGGCAGGTTCACTGGCGGTCCGGAGGGCGGGGGCATGGTCGCGGGCCTGGTGGGCTGAGGCATGGGCGCCGCCGGTGCCGCCTGCTGCGGCTCGTCCACGGTGATGCCGAAGTCGGTCGCCAGGCCTTCGAGCCCGCTGTCGTACCCCTGGCCGACGGCCCGGAACTTCCAGGTGCCCTGGCGGCGGTAGAACTCGCCGAGCACGAAGGCGGTCTCGACCGTCGCGCCCTCGCTGTCGAAGCGGGCGACCGCGGTGTTCTGCACGGCGTCCCGGACCTCGATGTACAGGTCGGGTACCTGGCCGAACGTTCCGCCGTCCGAAGAGGCGGCGAGGACGATGCGGTCGACGGCGGGCTCCACGCGCGCGAGGTCGACGAGCAGGCTGTCGGTCACCCGCCCGCCGGCGTTGCCCTTGCCCTCGTGCCGGACCGCGCCGGAGGAGTGCGCCGGCTGGTTGTAGAACACGAAATCGCCGTCGGAGCGGACCTTCCCGTCGACCAGCAGCAGCGCCGAGGCGTCCGCGTCCGGCACACCGGGGCCGGACCGCCAGCCCAATTCGACGCGCAGTGCCGTCGTCGGCACCGGAACATTCGACCCTTTCGGCATCGACATGTCTGCCCCCATCACGTGTCGCCGCGCCAGGACGCGCCCGGCAGCCCATCGGGTGTCTACCCGCACAACCTATTCCCCGAGGCGGCGAACGCCCATGAGAGGCGCGACAACATCGACGGCCAACCGCTGGTAACCCGCCAGGAACTCGCCTTTTACACGATCAGAACACCGATCGATGCCCTTTTTTGACAAGTTCGCTCGCATTGGGGATCCCGTGCCACCCCCGACACGGAAAACAACCCTCTAATCGGTCTCCCCAACCACCACATCGTGGGCTTAACTTATGTGCCATGACCTCCCCCCGCTCCACTTATGGCGGCGGCTACTACTCCGCCTCCTTCCCGGACACTCCGATCTACGACTCCCTCGTGGCCGAGCGGGGTACCCCGCAGATCGCCCCGATCCGGGTCCCCGCCGCCTATGACATGCCGGGGAGCAACCTGCCGGCGCTCCCGTCGGCACTGCCCGCCCTCCCGGCGGGTCCCTCGCAGGCTTCCTACGGCGGCTACCCGCAGGCGCAGCAGCCCTCCCCGCTGCAGCAGGCGCCCGCCGCCTACATCCCGCAGCAGGCCCCGCAGCGCGGCTACGGCCAGCAGCAACAGCAGCCGCGCCCGATGGCGGCTCCGGCCGGCTACGAGGCGATGCGTCCGGCGGCTCCCCGCCCGGCCCCGGCGCCGTACCAGCAGGACCCGTACAACAACAACCAGCAGTACCGCGGTTACTGATCCTCACCCTGCGTTGTCGGTGCCGAATGGCACGATGGAGCGATGGGGAATGCGGAGCTGCGGTCGATCCACGTTCATCCGGTCAAGGCGCTCCGGGGTTTCTCGCCCCGGGAGGCTCTCGTGGAGCCTTGGGGGCTGGCCGGTGACCGACGCTGGGCGCTGATCGACGACGGGGGAAAGGTCGTCACGCAACGCGAGCACCCGCGTCTCGCACTGGCCGCCGCCGAGCATCTGCCCGGCGGCGGTGTCCGTCTGTCCGCGCCCGGCCGTGACCCGCTGACCGTGCCCGTTCCGGAGCCGGTCACCACCGTGGCGATGGAGATCTTCGGTACGAAGGTCGACGCGGTACCGGGGCCGGACACCGCGCACACCTGGTGCAGCGACTATCTGGGTCTCGGCGTACGTCTTGTCCACATGGACGACCCCGCCACGCGCAGGCCCGTCGACCCGCACTACGCGCTTCCCGGTGAGACCGTCGGTTTCGCCGACGGCTATCCGCTGCTGCTGACCTCCGAGGCCTCTCTCGACGCCCTCAACTCCCTTGTCGCACAAGGGGATCACCCGGCCGAGGGGCCGCTGCCCATGAACCGGTTCCGGCCCAATGTGGTCGTCGCGGGCACCGCCGCCTGGGCCGAGGACGGCTGGTCGGGCGTCGTGATCGGCGAGGTCGCCTTCCGGGTCGCGAAGATGTGCGGGCGCTGCGTGGTGACCACCACCGACCAGGGCACCGCCGAGCGCGGCAAGGAGCCACTGCGCACCCTGGCCCGGCATCGGCGCATCGGCGGCAAGCTCGTCTTCGGGCAGAACCTGGTGCCCCGGTCCACCGGCACGATCCGCGTCGGTGACCCGGTCCGGATTCTCGCGTAGGCGGAGTTGTGCCGAAGAGCGCGCAGGGGCGGGAACCCTCCCCGTGGGCCCGGTCGTTGAGATCCCGTGAGAAGTTCATGAGAGGCCCGGGGAGGGGTGATTTCGCTCTCTCTTCGACGGGCCTCTTGGGTGAACGACTGGGCGCGGGGTTATCACGGAGCGGGAAGGGGGTGCGGGACGGTGGGAGCAATCAGGGGCGTGTGGCGTTGGCGGCGCAATCCGCTGCGTCGCGCGACCGATCTGGTCGAGGCCTGGCTGGCCCTCGTGGTCCTGCTGCTGGTCCTGGTCGCCGCACCCGTGATCGGTTCGCTCACCGGCATCGTCGCGCAGAACACCCTGCAGCGGTCGGTGCGGGAGCAGCGCGCGGACCGGCACGCCGTGACGGCGACGGTGGTCAAGAAGCTCAAGGGCGCCGAGATCGAGCCCGACCCCGACTCGGCCACCGCGCGGGACATCCGCACCCGCGTCCTCGCCGACTGGACCGCCCCGGACGGCACCGCACAGCACGGCGCGGTCATGGCGAACCTGAACACCCCGCACGCGGGCGACCACTTCAGGCTCTGGACGGACCAGCACGGACACATAGTGGCCCGCCCGCTGGACTCGGCCACGGCGACGACGCACGCCGTGCTCGCCGGGTTCGGCGCGGCACTGCTGACCGCCGGGCTCGTCGACAGCGCCAGACGGTTCGTGCTGTGGCGCATGGTCCGCCGCAGGTACGCGCGTTGGGACCGGGCCTGGGAGCGGGCGGGCCCGGACTGGGGCCGGACCGGCACCGGTAGCTGACAGCCTTCCGGCTCTGGTCAACCCACCGTCCGCACGCACGCTACGGTGGACCGGCGAAGGCTTCGGCATCAACCCGCGTACCACGAGGTGGGGGCACAGCAGCGCCATGGCACAGGGCACGGTCCAGGTGACGCACACCGGTACATCGCGGTGGCGGCGCCGCACAGGTGAGTACGCGTCGCTCGCCGCCGCCCTGGAGGCCGCGGCCGAGGGTGACGTACTGACCGTCGCTCCCGGCACCTACCGGGAGAATCTCGTCGTGCAGCGGTCGGTGACCCTGCGCGGCCCCGAGGGTTCGCCCGGCTCGGTACGCATCGCGCCCCTGGACGGTGTGCCGTTGACGGTCCGCGCCTCGGCGGTGGTCCAGGACCTGCATGTCGAGGGCCAGGACTCGGCCGCGCCCGCGCTCCTCGTCGAGGACGGGGCACCGGAGTTGACGGATCTGCGGATCGTCACGCGCTCCGCGTCCGGCATCGAGGTGCGCGGCGGTGCCCGCCCCACCGTGCGGCGCTGCACGGTCGACAACCCGGCCGGCATCGGAATCGCCGTACTCGACGGCGGTGGCGGGGTGTTCGAGGAGTGCGAGGTCGTCTCGGCCGGCCAGGCGGGCGTCGCGGTCCGCGGCGGCGGTCACCCGCGCCTGGAGCGCTGCCGTGTCCACCACGCCTCGGGGGTGGGCCTGTCCGCGACGGGCGAGAACTCCTCGCTGGAGGCGGTGGGTTGTGAGGTCTACGAGACGCGCGGCAGCGGGGTCCAGATCACCGGCCGCGCCACCGCGCACCTCACCGACTGCGATGTGCACCGTACGACCGCCGACGGCGTCACGCTCGACACGGACGCGGTGCTGACGCTGGCCGACTGCCGCATCCACGACATCCCGGAGAACGCGGTCGACCTGCGCTCCCGTTCGGTCCTGACGCTGACGCGGACGACGGTGCGTCAGTTCGGGCGCAACGGACTGTCGGTGTGGGACCCGGGCACGCGCGTGGACGCCAACCAGTGCGAGATCTTCGACAGCACGGGCGACTATCCGGCGGTGTGGGTCAGCGACGGCGCCACGGCGGTCCTCGACTCCTGCCGGGTGCACGACGTACCGGACGCGCTGTTCGTGCTCGACCGCGGCTCGCGCGCGGACGTCGTCGACACCGACATCTCCCAGGTCCGCAACACGGCCGTGTCGGTGAGCGACGGCGCCACCGCGCAGCTCGACGACTGCCGGATCCGGGACGCGGCCACGGGCGCGTGGTTCCGCGACCACGGCAGCGGCGGCACCCTCAACAACTGCACCGTGGACGCCACTCAGACGGGCGTGATCGTCACCAAGGGCGCCGACCCCACCATCGAGCGCTGCACGGTCGACTCCCCCGCCGAGGCCGGCTTCTACGTCTCCGCGGGCGGCCGGGGCACCTTCCTCGGCTGCCGTGTGACAGGCAGCGGCGGCTACGGCTTCCATGTCATAGACGGCTGTCGTACGACGTTGAAGAAGTGCCGTACGGAGCGGTGCGCGCGCGGCGGTTACGAGTTCGCGGACGCCGGACCGGACGCGGGGCCCGGCACCGGACCCGTCGTCGAGGACTGCACCAGCGACGAGAGCGGTCTCAAGCCGCCCACCGTCCATGAGACGGCCGTGGAGACGGCGAGCCAGGCGACCAGCGTGCTGGGCGCGATCCCCGGCCAGCGCACGGCCGCACCGGCGCCGCCGGACACCGTGCCGCCGGAGCCGGAGAAGGAGTCCCGCACCTCCAAGGCCGTCCTCGGTGAACTCGACGCCCTGGTCGGCCTGGACAGCGTCAAGCGCGAGGTGCGGTCCCTCATCGACATGATCGAGGTGGGCCGGCGCCGCCAGCAGGCCGGCCTCAAGGCGGCCTCCGTCAAACGGCACTTGGTCTTCACCGGCTCCCCCGGCACCGGCAAGACGACGGTCGCCCGGCTCTACGGCGAGATCCTCGCCTCGCTCGGCGTCCTGGAGAAGGGGCATCTCGTCGAGGTGTCCCGGGTCGACCTGGTCGGCGAGCACATCGGCTCAACCGCGATCCGCACCCAGGAGTCCTTCGACAAGGC from Streptomyces sp. NBC_01478 includes the following:
- the lnt gene encoding apolipoprotein N-acyltransferase, whose protein sequence is MTVTATSVDESDQLEPQAAPVSRLVRLVPAAVAALSGVLLYVSFPPRTLWWLALPAFACFGWVLRGRSWKAGLGLGYLFGLGFLLPLLVWTGVEVGPGPWIALVAVEAIFVALVGAGITAVSKLPAWPLWAAALWIAGEAVRARAPFHGFPWGKIAFGQADGVFLPLAAVGGTPVLGFAVVLCGFGLYEIVRLVLEGRRTRVVQRSAAAVALLSVAVPVVGAVAARSLVSDKAEDGTTTVAVIQGNVPRAGLEFNAQRRAVLDYHVKETLRLAAEIKAGKVAKPDVVLWPENSSDVDPFADAQAYTDIDEAAKAIGAPISVGGVVERGGKLYNEQILWDPVKGPTDTYDKRQIQPFGEYLPMRSLLGAINKNWTSMVRQDFSRGTKPGVFTMNGAKIGLVTCYEAAFDWAVRSEVTDGAQLISVPSNNATFDRSEMTYQQLAMSRVRAVEHSRTVTVPVTSGVSAIIMPDGKITQKTGMFVADSLVQKVPLRSSETPATKLGILPEMALVLVAAGGLGWAIGAGVRRRRAGDA
- a CDS encoding O-antigen ligase family protein, with product MASATGPDADSERRNVSDAAGIAVLGSCAAWSLITAAMHDGRPEGVLLAVLAVAAGYASGRISGALVPVAAPCVGALAGLGLALAEPHLAPGPQFTVPLGHAGATAALLTLAVGSACCSARAASAPAPRLALWLLAAGITVTAAVLGSVTGFVLGTAVLLCSLGAGRMRHRGPGIAGLGLATALVTGATWAVAGNVLPDGLTASLEGQLTPHRIQLWQDALHMAHHDSALGVGPGRFGELSSAAAEALLPDGKPHSAPLQMAAEQGIVGVLLLAAAFGWVLHALWRTSRSTPIALSAAAALTGVALIASVGDALSFTSVSVGAGFLAGLATAHPIAEDTSRAAPDAHARGDSLAP
- a CDS encoding glutamate racemase, yielding MKIALMDSGIGLLAATAAVRRVRPDADLVLSLDPEGMPWGPRTPEDVTRRALDVAEAAAAHRPDVLIIGCNTATVRALTALRDRLEPGIPVIGTVPAIKPAAAGGTPFAIWATPATTGSPYQRGLIKDFADGVPVTEVPCWGLAEAVEHGDEAAIDAAVAAAAELTPDDVTTVVLGCTHYELVAERIRAAVQRPDRPPLVLHGSADAVAAQALRRIGEQPAPEAAAEGTLTVLLNGREGELPAAASIYAEGRLLRAVTPAH
- a CDS encoding glycosyltransferase, with the protein product MWIAAGSLAAWLWLLFCQGFFWRTDIRLPARTDPDDWPSVAVVVPARDEAAVLHESLPSLLAQDYPGRAEVFLVDDGSSDGTGELARALASRYGGLPLTVDSPGEPPAGWTGKLWAVRHGVGLARARDPEYLLLTDADIAHAPDSLRELVAAARSGGFDAVSLMARLRVESLWERLVVPAFVYFFAQLYPFRRIGRRGARTAAAAGGCVLLRADTAERARIPDAIRHAVIDDVALARAVKGGGGHIWLGLAERVDSVRPYPRLYDLWRMVSRSAYAQLRHNPLLLLGTVLGLALVYLVPTVALITGLALGSTAVAVLGGLAWLVMTGTYLPMLRYYGQPLWLAPLLPFTAFLYLLMTVDSAVQHYRGRGAAWKGRTYARPDAVVGDDG
- a CDS encoding TerD family protein, which produces MPKGSNVPVPTTALRVELGWRSGPGVPDADASALLLVDGKVRSDGDFVFYNQPAHSSGAVRHEGKGNAGGRVTDSLLVDLARVEPAVDRIVLAASSDGGTFGQVPDLYIEVRDAVQNTAVARFDSEGATVETAFVLGEFYRRQGTWKFRAVGQGYDSGLEGLATDFGITVDEPQQAAPAAPMPQPTRPATMPPPSGPPVNLPPPMPVAPPPGPPSPPPATPVRLTKVTLTKAAPSVSLTKQGGTSGAMRVNLNWEVRKQFSGWGSKRGRAVAMHADLDLDLCALYELADGRKGVVQALGNAFGSLQRPPYIHLDGDDRSGASASGENLTINLDHIKDFRRILVFVTIYEGARSFADLHATVTLQPQYGAAIDFSLDECTVPSTVCALALITNTGGDLVVQREVQYLVPDRGVSPQRTVDRVYGWGMNWTPGRK
- a CDS encoding DUF6643 family protein, giving the protein MTSPRSTYGGGYYSASFPDTPIYDSLVAERGTPQIAPIRVPAAYDMPGSNLPALPSALPALPAGPSQASYGGYPQAQQPSPLQQAPAAYIPQQAPQRGYGQQQQQPRPMAAPAGYEAMRPAAPRPAPAPYQQDPYNNNQQYRGY
- a CDS encoding MOSC domain-containing protein, giving the protein MGNAELRSIHVHPVKALRGFSPREALVEPWGLAGDRRWALIDDGGKVVTQREHPRLALAAAEHLPGGGVRLSAPGRDPLTVPVPEPVTTVAMEIFGTKVDAVPGPDTAHTWCSDYLGLGVRLVHMDDPATRRPVDPHYALPGETVGFADGYPLLLTSEASLDALNSLVAQGDHPAEGPLPMNRFRPNVVVAGTAAWAEDGWSGVVIGEVAFRVAKMCGRCVVTTTDQGTAERGKEPLRTLARHRRIGGKLVFGQNLVPRSTGTIRVGDPVRILA
- a CDS encoding Rv1733c family protein — encoded protein: MGAIRGVWRWRRNPLRRATDLVEAWLALVVLLLVLVAAPVIGSLTGIVAQNTLQRSVREQRADRHAVTATVVKKLKGAEIEPDPDSATARDIRTRVLADWTAPDGTAQHGAVMANLNTPHAGDHFRLWTDQHGHIVARPLDSATATTHAVLAGFGAALLTAGLVDSARRFVLWRMVRRRYARWDRAWERAGPDWGRTGTGS
- a CDS encoding right-handed parallel beta-helix repeat-containing protein, which translates into the protein MAQGTVQVTHTGTSRWRRRTGEYASLAAALEAAAEGDVLTVAPGTYRENLVVQRSVTLRGPEGSPGSVRIAPLDGVPLTVRASAVVQDLHVEGQDSAAPALLVEDGAPELTDLRIVTRSASGIEVRGGARPTVRRCTVDNPAGIGIAVLDGGGGVFEECEVVSAGQAGVAVRGGGHPRLERCRVHHASGVGLSATGENSSLEAVGCEVYETRGSGVQITGRATAHLTDCDVHRTTADGVTLDTDAVLTLADCRIHDIPENAVDLRSRSVLTLTRTTVRQFGRNGLSVWDPGTRVDANQCEIFDSTGDYPAVWVSDGATAVLDSCRVHDVPDALFVLDRGSRADVVDTDISQVRNTAVSVSDGATAQLDDCRIRDAATGAWFRDHGSGGTLNNCTVDATQTGVIVTKGADPTIERCTVDSPAEAGFYVSAGGRGTFLGCRVTGSGGYGFHVIDGCRTTLKKCRTERCARGGYEFADAGPDAGPGTGPVVEDCTSDESGLKPPTVHETAVETASQATSVLGAIPGQRTAAPAPPDTVPPEPEKESRTSKAVLGELDALVGLDSVKREVRSLIDMIEVGRRRQQAGLKAASVKRHLVFTGSPGTGKTTVARLYGEILASLGVLEKGHLVEVSRVDLVGEHIGSTAIRTQESFDKARGGVLFIDEAYALSPEDSGRDFGKEAIDTLVKLMEDHRDAVVVIVAGYTAEMERFLSVNPGVASRFSRTITFSDYNAEELLRIVEQQAEEHEYRLAEGASEGLTKYFTAIPKGAAFGNGRTARQTFEAMVERHASRVAQVEEPSTDDLTLLYAEDLPELP